The following proteins come from a genomic window of Triticum aestivum cultivar Chinese Spring chromosome 6A, IWGSC CS RefSeq v2.1, whole genome shotgun sequence:
- the LOC123127770 gene encoding uncharacterized protein (The sequence of the model RefSeq protein was modified relative to this genomic sequence to represent the inferred CDS: added 51 bases not found in genome assembly), whose translation MGSTLHLGGHPFGGPGGLGIAGDWGGRRIKGLLAPAGGVAAPFVQSRPIDAQAMHDAPARWVAMGMMASRDXXXXXLPPPPPPPGSPGDTVVGPVDGVLTEAAQGPLSDASSAMGLAAHTPTVDARHQHGRDTASAGGTHCRSGCATTAVGSAAGVATPVLPWSVASMAVGSTACVATPPSGRVTLCQVVSPRQLSFASEACTQGGVEDGNLVCASSHGTPPRQLLVCPVPVEIAKEAPPSADGVMEMLQTMSDVESLHLKALKLPQQSRQSRSSCSSPVRTPFATPLSPSKLLPPLAHEANLDMVLGPKTAVDTLLEGIGATPVPSIMGPRPAASALVRRKKTLPPNFTPRRSARLNKDDDGLNKGPYHRAQTMLLRRMGLIEAEEQMTQKAMDEYLKLFDKPLAPHHIKAITALFAPDEVDFDEPAHEGFSAFSLPAAVELCGV comes from the exons ATGGGCTCGACTCTCCATTTGGGCGGGCACCCTTTCGGCGGCCCTGGTGGTCTTGGGATTGCTGGAGATTGGGGCGGACGCAGGATCAAGGGGCTGCTAGCGCCTGCTGGTGGTGTGGCTGCCCCGTTCGTACAGTCCAGACCAATTGATGCTCAGGCCATGCATGACGCGCCAGCTCGATGGGTCGCTATGGGCATGATGGCCTCACG AGGGGATACGGTCGTGGGCCCTGTGGACGGTGTGCTCACGGAGGCTGCGCAGGGGCCTCTCAGCGATGCATCTTCAGCAATGGGCTTGGCAGCTCACACGCCCACAGTGGATGCACGACATCAACACGGCAGGGATACCGCTTCAGCGGGTGGCACACATTGTCGCTCGGGTTGTGCCACTACGGCAGTGGGCTCAGCGGCCGGTGTTGCCACGCCGGTCCTGCCATGGTCGGTGGCCTCTATGGCTGTGGGCTCGACAGCTTGTGTCGCGACGCCTCCATCAGGACGAGTCACGCTATGCCAAGTGGTGTCGCCGCGCCAGCTCTCCTTCGCATCGGAGGCATGTACACAGGGCGGGGTGGAGGACGGCAATCTGGTGTGTGCGTCCTCGCATGGCACGCCTCCTCGCCAGCTGCTGGTATGCCCTGTGCCAGTCGAGATAGCAAAGGAGGCGCCTCCCTCAGCTGATGGTGTTATGGAGATGCTGCAAACTATGTCGGATGTTGAGTCCCTGCACCTCAAGGCACTGAAGTTGCCACAACAGTCTAGACAGTCAAGGTCCTCTTGCTCGAGCCCGGTGCGCACGCCTTTTGCAACCCCGTTGAGCCCGAGCAAGCTGCTTCCACCCCTGGCACATGAAGCTAATTTGGACATGGTGCTTGGTCCAAAAACGGCTGTAGACACGCTACTTGAGGGGATTGGTGCCACCCCCGTACCATCCATCATGGGGCCGAGGCCGGCTGCATCGGCTCTGGTGCGACGCAAAAAGACTCTACCACCGAACTTCACCCCTCGCAGGAGTGCGCGGCTAAATAAAGATGACGATGGCTTGAACAAGGGGCCTTACCACCGTGCCCAAACTATGTTGCTTCGTCGCATGGGTTTAATTGAAGCTGAGGAACAGATGACACAGAAAGCGATGGATGAATACTTGAAGCTGTTCGACAAGCCGTTGGCTCCACACCATATCAAGGCAATTACTGCTCTTTTCGCCCCGGATGAAGTGGACTTTGATGAACCTGCTCATGAGGGCTTTAGTGCTTTCTCCCTCCCTGCGGCTGTCGAACTGTGTGGTGTGTAG